The proteins below come from a single Eucalyptus grandis isolate ANBG69807.140 chromosome 3, ASM1654582v1, whole genome shotgun sequence genomic window:
- the LOC104437479 gene encoding vacuolar iron transporter homolog 1, which produces MASNHSSSSLNEIELTLPNPCDAIPSVQLGGPEVEFDYSKRSQWLRAAVLGANDGLVSTASLMMGVGSVKQDMKAMILTGFAGLVAGACSMAIGEFVSVYSQLDIESAQMKRDKEGAADGQMDKEGDGDNGEEESLPNPLQAASASALSFSVGAMVPLLAASFIRSYRARLGAMIVAATIALMAFGWIGAVLGKAPVLRSSLRVLIGAWLAMAITFGLTKLIGANAL; this is translated from the coding sequence ATGGCCTCCAACCATTCCTCTTCATCTCTCAATGAAATTGAGCTCACTCTCCCTAACCCCTGCGACGCCATCCCATCGGTGCAACTTGGGGGCCCAGAGGTGGAGTTTGACTACTCCAAGCGGTCGCAGTGGCTGCGGGCCGCAGTCCTTGGGGCGAATGACGGACTCGTGTCGACCGCGTCACTCATGATGGGTGTTGGCTCAGTAAAGCAGGACATGAAGGCCATGATCCTGACCGGTTTCGCGGGCCTAGTGGCCGGGGCGTGTAGCATGGCCATAGGGGAGTTCGTGTCCGTGTACTCCCAACTGGACATAGAGTCGGCCCAGATGAAGAGGGACAAGGAAGGGGCCGCCGACGGACAAATGGACAAAGAAGGAGACGGTGACAATGGAGAGGAAGAGAGCTTGCCCAATCCATTGCAAGCTGCTTCAGCCTCAGCTCTCTCCTTCTCCGTGGGGGCCATGGTGCCGCTACTGGCAGCATCCTTCATAAGAAGCTATAGGGCGAGGCTTGGGGCTATGATCGTGGCAGCCACCATCGCGCTCATGGCCTTCGGGTGGATCGGGGCGGTCCTGGGGAAGGCACCAGTCTTGAGGTCGTCGCTTAGGGTGTTGATTGGGGCCTGGTTGGCCATGGCAATAACCTTCGGGCTGACCAAGCTGATTGGTGCAAATGCTCTCTGA